The Tenebrio molitor chromosome 5, icTenMoli1.1, whole genome shotgun sequence genome has a segment encoding these proteins:
- the LOC138130420 gene encoding FERM, ARHGEF and pleckstrin domain-containing protein 1-like isoform X4, which translates to MDSNSARGSTGQLSNSGSTGGGMHHSHSTPAGVDGGARTPPATPKKGGKMLAIRVQMLDDAVTIFQVQAKASGRVLFDQVCKQLHLLEADYFGLEYSDAGGTRYWLDLQKPISRQLGLSLVDPLLHFCVKFYTPDPGQLEEEFTRYLFCLQVKRDLSQGLMQCNENTAALMASYIVQAECGDYVSEDYPDHTYLSSYKFVPQQDQEMERKIMENHKKHSGQSPAEADLNLLETARRCELYGIKMHPAKDHENVPLNLAVAHMGIIVFQNYTKINTFSWAKIRKISFKRKRFLIKLHPEGYGYYKDTVEFFFEGRNECKNFWKKCVENHGFFRCSSVKSVSRHKTRVLSRGSSFRYSGKTQKQIVEFVRDNYVKRQTFQSGSLQTVGFAGLDGRSCGGPGFSDDEVSLSPPRHSYVLELGPRHSAYHAACSDDDLAITSSDDAIGLAGNFCDYESPAYALRGPEAALCQLAGRRPRSSSQGRYR; encoded by the exons ATGGATTCGAACAGCGCCCGTGGCTCCACGGGACAACTTTCAAACTCGGGTAGCACAGGAGGCGGCATGCACCATTCCCACTCGACACCGGCCGGAGTAGACGGCGGCGCCCGGACGCCCCCGGCCACGCCGAAGAAGGGCGGCAAAATGCTGGCCATCCGCGTCCAAATGCTCGACGACGCCGTCACCATATTCCAAGTGCAG GCCAAAGCTTCGGGCCGCGTCCTCTTCGATCAAGTCTGCAAGCAGCTCCATCTGTTGGAAGCGGATTATTTCGGGTTGGAGTACTCGGACGCGGGGGGGACGAGGTACTGGTTGGACCTGCAGAAACCCATCTCGAGACAGCTGGGTCTGTCGCTGGTCGATCCCTTGCTCCACTTCTGCGTCAAATTCTACACCCCAGATCCGGGCCAGCTCGAGGAGGAGTTCACGCGGTACTTGTTCTGCCTCCAAGTGAAGAGGGACCTGTCGCAAGGGCTGATGCAATGCAACGAAAACACGGCAGCTTTGATGGCGAGCTACATCGTGCAGGCGGAGTGCGGGGACTACGTTTCGGAGGACTACCCCGACCACACTTACTTGTCGAGCTACAAGTTCGTCCCGCAGCAGGACCAAGAGATGGAGCGCAAGATCATGGAGAACCACAAGAAGCACTC GGGGCAGTCGCCGGCCGAGGCGGATCTGAACCTGCTGGAGACGGCGCGGAGGTGCGAGCTGTACGGGATCAAGATGCACCCGGCCAAGGACCACGAGAATGTCCCGCTGAATCTGGCGGTGGCCCACATGGGCATCATAGTTTTCCAGAATTACACCAAGATCAACACGTTCTCGTGGGCCAAGATCAGGAAGATCTCGTTCAAGAGGAAAAGATTCCTGATCAAGCTGCACCCCGAAGGATAC GGTTATTATAAGGACACGGTGGAGTTCTTTTTCGAAGGTCGGAACGAATGTAAAAACTTCTGGAAGAAGTGCGTCGAGAACCACGGATTTTTCCGGTGTTCGTCGGTGAAGAGCGTGTCGAGGCACAAAACCAGGGTGTTGTCGAGGGGTAGCTCGTTTAG GTATAGCGGCAAGACCCAGAAGCAGATAGTGGAGTTCGTCAGAGATAACTACGTGAAACGGCAGACATTCCAAAG CGGAAGCCTCCAAACTGTCGGCTTCGCTGGGCTCGATGGGCGCAGCTGCGGGGGCCCCGGCTTCTCCGACGACGAGGTCAGCCTCTCGCCACCGCGTCACAGCTACGTGCTGGAGCTCGGCCCCCGACACTCGGCCTACCACGCTGCTTGCTCAGACGACGACCTCGCCATCACCTCCTCTGACGACGCAATCGGCCTCGCCGGCAACTTCTGCGACTACGAGTCCCCTGCATACGCCCTACGCGGACCAGAAGCCGCCCTATGCCAGCTCGCCGGTCGCCGTCCGCGCAGCAGTTCACAGGGCCGATACAG ATGA